Below is a genomic region from Pseudopipra pipra isolate bDixPip1 chromosome 6, bDixPip1.hap1, whole genome shotgun sequence.
CTCAGGCAACTCAGAAGATAGCCAAGAATTACAGCCTTTGTGACATTTTATAAgtgatttaacaaaaaaaatcccatgttttgacatttgaaataaaatgccCATCTTCTTCATTTAAATTGGTTCTTTAAATCTGCTTCTTTGCACAGTCATGTGAATAAAACCTTAGCAAAGAGTACTTGAAAGAGATTAATATCTGAATTTCAAACCAAAGATGTACTTTTGTCTCACAGATCATTACCAAACAAAGCAGCAGTTTGCAAACCCATCTCCTCCTctaataaaaatctgaaatggaTGGGAGCAAATTGCTTCCAGCTCAGGAAACGTGCCAACAAGGGTCTAACCTTAAATCAATAAACCCAGAAAACCTTTACTAACCACCTATGAAGACTTTTTGTCACATTTCTTGTAAATAATAAGTCACATTTATAAATATCATAATTGGAGCGTGTTTCATCTGAACAGTTTGGGACTCCTGACTGTTTTATGTtgtaatgaaaagcaaattctCAGTACCTACTGTAACAAATGCAGCTAAAAAATAAGGTTGTTCAGTGTTAATTGCAAATAAATGGTTAATACAGTCCCAAGAAATGTCAGTTCCTTATTTTGAAGGAGAACTACCCAGAAATCTGCTGAAATAAGTTGTGGTCCAAGGTCAGCAGCGTATCCCTTCCTGTGTTTATACTGAATAAATGATTGGTATATGTTGATATACTGAGGAAGGAATGAAATTCATGTTCCTTTCAAGATCACCCTCCTGACAGCTGAGAAAAGGTGCAGCTGTTCTGGTGCTAAAGGTGtatttgtttgggggggggttcTAGCTGCTGATATTGAAATCCTAAATCCTTGCCTTTGTGATTGCAGCTGGGAGACCTGCTCTATGAGAAAAGGCAGTATGGGAAGGCCAAGTGGGCCTGCataaaaatgaaggagaaacaGTACGAGCAGAGCATCTGCCTGGGCTTCATGAAGCTCATGAGGTACATCTGTGAGCAGAACTCCTCAGGTAATGGGCACCACCATTCTGCACTGCACTTAGACAATCACATTTAGGCACTTAGTTCCCTAATTGGGGAGGTGCTTTTATTAGCTTTCCCAAATCCACCACCCTGGCTCTAGCCTTTCCAGAAGGATCACAGAAATCATGGAGTGGGTtgggttggcagggaccttaaagctcacccagtgccaccccctgccatgggcagggacaccttccactagcccaggttgctccaagccccgtccagcctggccttggacacttccaggggcagccacagcttctgtgggcaacctgggccagggcctcactgcTGCTTCCAACTTGGAATACGTGGCCCCAGTGCCTAAAACATCCTGTTAGTAACCCCGGGGGGTTTATAGGACTCAGTGAGAGTTCAGCAGTCCAGCACAGCACATAAACACTCCTACAACACCCCGTGTCCCCCAGGGCTGTACCTGGGCATCACCATCCCCATCGTGACCATCGTGCACACCAACGAGTCGCAGTCGGCGATGACCCCGGCGGTGACAGTCGCCTACTACCTGCCCGAGGTGCTGCAGGACGAGCCCCCACACCCCTTCGACTCGGACATCAGCATCGAGGAGTGGCCTTCCACCATCGTCTACAGCAGGTCAGGCATggtgggctctgctctgggaaacTGGGAAACGGGCAGCTCCCAATCTGGGCATGGCACGTCTTTTAAACCAAGTTATAAAAGGTAACAAGTGGCAAAACTTGTAAAAGCTGCCTGGAAATAATGGTTACCAATTTATAGGAGACAGGCTCTtccctcagagggtggttggcactgcccaggctgcccagggcagtgggcacggccccaaggctgccagagctccaggagggtttggacaacgctctgtGGGACGCGGgaggattgttggggtgtcctgggcagggactgaggttggactggatggtccttgtgggtccatTCCAACTTGGGATATTCCACGATCCCATGAATTAACTGGTATACTGATGCATCTGTAAATGTGTGATAAAACAGTATCAGGCTGTTCTGTGTAGTTGGGAGCAAAGCATCCGACATGGCAGGGACAAAGCTAAGATCTACCACAGCATCACTGGTGACACACAACCCAATCATTTAGAAGGCTCCAGAAAACCTGGACGTTACAAAGAACCTGACGTGAAGCTGATTGTTGCAGGAGCTTCAGGGGCATCACCAACGAAGACTCGATCATGAGAGAGATCAGCGTGCTGGCAGCCATCCTGGAGAGCCCCgagctgtgcctgcaggacACCTTCATCATCGCCGGCTACACCAACCCCGCCGCCGCCAACCGCCACAACGAGATCTGGTTCCTGCAGCGGCCCTGACCCGCCCGGGCTGCcctgagctgcctgtgctgccctgctcccccaggcacagctcccagctcacacacacactagTGCCCGACCCAGAGAGCTCAGCgacggggctctgagcccctgtAGGGAGGCAATCCCCCAGCTCAGTCACCACACCCAGGTCACCCCAACACAGTCCCCTGTGTCACCTTGGACAGTCTCTACACAATTTTAATGAGGGTTTTAGCACTTTATAAGTTAGTTCACCTTATCTTTTGTTTACAAGATAAGGCAGGCAGAGACCTCTCCCCTCATCCACTTGCTGGCATCCCTAGACTGCTTGTGGCTTGGGATGGTCCCTGGGGAGACCCTGgagctcctgctctgggcaccCGGTGCTGCACAAAGACCCcgctggggcaggcagtgggaACACACCAAACCCACCTCAACATGCAGAAAAAGAATGTCCAGGTCGTAGTTCCTGAAGAGAACTACCAGATTTAGCCCCCTGGGATTGACCCAAGGAGTCAGAGTAGGCCAACGCCGACTGCTTTGGATGTCCTCATCCGTGACACAAATCCTAATGCTTACCTCACAAAGCACCCAACCAAAAGACTTTTAGTCTGGGGAAGAGACCAGAAAGGCACCACAGTCCTAATGCTCATTGAAGTTTCGATAGCAAAAGTTACAGGTTACCTTAATCCCACACTCCCAGGAATCCCATGACTGTCTCTGGCATTCCTAAATAGCCGCTGGTTATTTTTAACTCCAGTTTTCTGAACGCTTTTTTCTCACAACTTTGCTGGATGCTAAAACACTGCAGCGAGGTAATTAATCTGTTCAGTCCTTTTGCCACACCACTAATGTAATAACTGACACAGAATCACATTAAAAATCCCAGCTAGAAGTGAcctctgcagagagaagggccaggcagagctggctgctCTGGCTCTCACATGCCTGGAGTTcgagcagctccagggatgaggagtccacagcccctctgggcCCTGCTGCAGTTTGACCACCCTCACTGtgagaattttttcttcctagtatccaGCTTGTGGTTTCTTTTGCCCTTCACCCCCAGGATAATCCTGCAGGCAGACAGCTGCCACCTGGCAGAAGGGCTGAGAGCAGCATTCCCACTGTTTCACACAGCCCAAGGGCACCTACTGCACTTTAGAACTGGGGCAGCAAAGTTTTGCTCTCAAAAAATCCCTCCTGAATGTCTCCCCCTACTGATATGAAGGCAGAGTTTATGCTTAATAGAAGTgtctttttatataaaatttattgAGTATATCACCAGCATTATTTATTGATTGCAGGATTTGGGGTTTAAACAGAGCTTTTGTACTCTCTAATCACAACCTACAGACCAGCAACCAGAGCCAGTGGCTGCTAACTCCCAGCAGAGTGAAAAAATAACTCCAGGCATGGATTTATGGAGTACTTCTGGAAGAACCTGAAGCCTCCTGTTCCCACTGGCTCTAAGCTTAACCCAAagcctctccctgagcagcaggacCAGAGTGCAGCTGGCCCTGGCTTAAGTGGGACCAAGGTGCCCTCTGGTGCTTGCTGGGCATGGAGATTCCTTGGGACACAgcaaggagagggggaaaatggaaaaagaaaataaaaagacagagaaaagccTTAGTTttaacacaaacaaaccaacagtCCTcgtggggaggaaaaaaaaatcccagaccAACAAAAATGCAATGAAGGATCTCAgcctgggaaaaggaaaattaaaaaatgccagCCAGTATTAAATTAAAAGCTCTCAGctaacagaaaacaataaaaaggttttaaaaattcagttgaATAGAGGGCCCAGGGAGGAAGGTTTTGTCCTCaaccccccctgtcccccgccaagatttttaaaagagcaaatacaaataattttttcctttggcaaGATTTTATGCCAAATTAAAGAGGTTTCTGCAATCTGATTGCTTTTGCCAGTCAGAGAAATTATCTTACTGCTTTGGCACAACAGATGCTGAACAGTCCTTGGAAGCAGTGAAATCCTCCCACCATACAGCACCAGTTTGTACACAGTCTACATTTGAaagctctgctgcagaaagCACTTGCTGTGTctggtgtcccttcccatgggcagCCCAAGCCCTGCCGTGGCTCCTGGTCCTACAAACATCCTGTCCCTGAGACAGGAGCAGTGTCTGAGTGTGCTGATCTCCCACTGCAGCCAAGCCCTCCCCGCTGGTTCTGGCAGACTGTCAACTCCCAcatagtatttatttattttgactCGTGTTAGATGGCTTCTGCTGCTGAGAAAAAACTACTTCACCTCCCGTTTGAAGATACACTTTATGGCTGTGGAACGTGGAACAGGGCTGTCACTGGCCCTCGTGAGCACAGGGACCAAGAATTCCAGCTTTGAACTGGCACACAACAAGGGTTATTTAGTTGTTACACCAGTGAATGCCAAGCAAACAGTACTATGACTCCAATTTCAAAACTTCATGTCAAGAATGATCACCTGGGAACAGGTATTTAGTTATCCATCCGTGGCTCTCCTCTGGAAGCCACTCATggatttccatttttaatttgaagCTGATAGATTTCCACTGTCCAAAGGAGGTAATAAAACAGCATTCACCTCCATTTTTGGAAGATTAAACGATGTAGCCTTAACAGATGAGTGTTGTCCTGCATACTGTGTATTTTCCAAACAAGCATTAGTGCCTAAAATGTTTATTCCAGCTATTGTGATACTCAGGGCCTTGCTTACTGTATGTAAACACACATAAACAGAGTTTCTGTGGCGTTGGTGCACTGTGCTGTTTGACACTGTCCTTCATCCCCACTGACATGTCCTGTTACTGGTCCTGTCTGTCAGCATTAAGGATCCTGATTTCCTtgtgcagagcagccctggctctcactcctggagcagggagggagcagcaggaggcacAAGCTGCTGGGCTGATTTCACCACAGCCACCTCAGCCCCAGACTGGAAATGGTCACTTTGAGAAACTGAGGAACAGGAACCACTTCCCAAAGTGCTGAGGCCTCCAAGGCTAAGGCTTGGCTTGCCCAGACAACACAAACCATCCTTTCACACCCTCTGCCTTGGTACAAACTgtattttctaagaaaatcaGGAGCAATTCAAATGCAAATACCAGATCAAAGCAAGGAAACAGTAACCACTGAAGCCACAGTGCCAACTCAGGCAAGGTTTGTGCAGCCAAACAAATCTCAAGTGAAGCACCTCAAAATAAATCCCTGCACTCACCAGAGCACTCAGAGGCACCTGCAGTGATGCAAAACTACCtttcaagtttctttttaaagcttaTGAGTGGACCTTCCTCATTTAAATAGCTCTCAGGTCACTGGTTTGAAAACAGCTGATGCACTCACAAGTTTGCCTTCCAGTGGTCTCCACATAACTACACCAAGACCATTAAAGTTTAAGCAAAACCATACTCTGAGGCCAACAGTCTGACACTAAATTAATCCCAGGGGTTTTTATGCCTCTCACCGAACACAGAGCACACGTTTTGAACTTTTCAAAGCTGTATCTTATGTAATACCATTTGCCTGAAAATCTCTTCCATATTTGAACATTAgattggtaaaaaaaaaaaaagggaaaaaaaagaaaaaggaaacagctctcagaataataagaaaataaaatcaaccaaccaaaaaaaaaaaccccacaaacaaaacaaaacaaaaaaacccaaacaaacaaacaaacaaaagatcaaaaaaaaatcaagggaaCTAATTACACTTACAGGTGACTTAAAACCCTAAAGAATATTCTCTAACAtagaaaatgtttcagaaaatcCACATACAGACTTCATAAGGCATTCCCAACATCTGAATACTTTAATCCTACTAAATTCAGCCAAATGCAGAAACCCTCAGTTTTAAGTCTGGTGCCAATTCTGCAAAGACTCCTGAAAAAGGATGAGGAAAGTAATTCCATTCTCAGTTTTTCACCTGAGCTTTTTAAGGTCACAGTGGAGTTGAGACcatgttttttctttgccttgtgCTCAAAGCTACCTGCATAGGAAGGTGTTGCTTTTATAAGCTACAGCAAGTCTAGGCAGAGATATTCATGTATTTCCTGTCACTGGCCAGTGACCAGCAAATAACAAACAAACTCACCTGGATGTAAGTGTTCTGAATTCCTACCAGCTCTTCCCCAAGTGGCACCACGATTTTTTCCACCTGTCTCTCGTGAGAATAAGGCTGGATTTCTGGGGAATCCTCAGCACACACCTCTATCCGGGCGATCAGTAAGTTGGAGATAACCTGCTgcacagcctggcacagaggcaaaaaaagaaaaattactattCCCACAGTTTAGCAGGGCTTGAATACATTGGTAAGGAAAAGCTACCCACTGCCCGTGATGGAAAACAAAAGACTCTCCCCTTAGACACCTCAAGCCAAGAGCCAAGACTGTAAATAAATTCAGTTTTGATGTGGAACTGTAACATACTTCAGTACCTTGCAGTGTTCAAACTGGTATTAAACACAGTCTCTACTCCAATTTGATTATGTGAAGCACAGAAGTGGGGTTGGCTCACCTTGGTGTCACTGCCTGGTGTGGCACTCAGGGCCAGGATCCGAAACTGGCTCGTGTATTTGCTCAGCTCCCTCACAACCTGCCAACAGGGAACTTGCTGTTAATACCTTCAAAGGAGATTCTTTCCTTACACAAACTATATCAAGGAAAATACCCACCAAGAAGGAAAAGCTTAACGAAACACTCTGAAAATATTCAATCACAGAATTGTGGTAcagtttgggtgggaagggacattaaagatcaccCATTCCAcccctgctgtgagcaggaacaccttccactagcccaagttgctccaagcctcgtGCAACCTGCActggagcacttccagggatgggatatCCTGGAAGTGTACCAAGAACAACCCTGGTAAATTATGAAATGATTTCTCACTTGATTTAACAGAAAGATTAAGAGCACACTAACTCAGGAGAGCTGCCAAGAAGTCTGAAGATcaactctttaaaaaaagtaaatgatGGATAATAAGTCCCATGAAATCTGAACTCCACAGGTATTATACATATATTCCACTCAATCTCTCCAGTATATAAAATTTACTTTTGAAATCTCCCATTGCTATGAGATTAACCCACGATAATACAACAAAGTCTTTGTTGATCAACAGAAACctcagttttaaaaacaaaacttgaaCTGATTTTACTAAGTTAAAGAAccttacaaaaaaacccacgctttttttttttaaattgcctcagtcaaaaagatatttcaaaacaaaaattacaatTTAATTCAGGCATGAGAAAAATACCTTACAGGTATTACTTAATAACAAGGCAGTGACAACGTACAGGAGTGTTTGATCTCTTTCAAAGTTAAGGACCTCGAGAACAATCTCCCCacagcagtgacagtgacacTTTATGGAGATCCTGAGGTGACTTTGGGGTTTTGTcactgggagagaaaaagggGTGTCTCCAGCATTACCTGGCAGTAGGCATGATTCCCAAGGGCTTTGTGGGCTTCATCAATAACCAAACATTTAATGTCCCCAGCGGGACAGGTGCCACGAGAAAGGTCATTGACCATTATCTGAGGGGTAAGGAAAAGGACTCTCTTGGTATTCCACAGTTCCCGGCGGCCCAGAGCTTGGGTTCCTCctggaaataaaggaaataacatCAGGGAGCTGTTCTGCTCAGAGTAAAACACAGCCCATGAGCTGAGAGTGATGGCAGaagccagcagggctggcagacaCAGGGaaccccagactggtttgggttggaagggaccttaaaaaccatcttATTCCAAAcactgccacgggcagggacaccttccaccagcccaggttgctccaacctggccttggacactcccagggatccaggggcagccacagcttctctgggcagcctgggacagggcctccccaccctcattgAATACAACAACGAGGATGAATTTATTGCACTAAAACACTAAATCCAGAACGACGGAAATGAAGGCTGGGAAGCTCAAGATGCCCCAcagctgcccacagccctaAACCTCACCTACAGCATCTCCGGGAAAGGTTTGTGCCTAAAAACAGCTTAAGGCCATTGCTGCAGTGAGCAATAAGCTGCAGCTCGGGGGGGTCTGCAAAAACTTTATTAAAatggggaagaaggaaaaagagggggaaagggaaagggggagagggaggggaagggataaacgggaatgtgggaagggcaAAGGAAGCGGGGGTGGGAAAGGacaaaaggaagggggaaagaggaggggaaaagcaaaaaaaaaaaaaaacaaacaggaaaaaagagccATTATTCTTTGGCTTAAGCTTCACGCAGAGCAATTGCGTGTGAACACCCGCAGGCTGCGACCCATAGGGCTGCACCGCAGCGCTCCACCACCCTTTACACGGGTGACCTGGGGCTTTAACTACTGCAAAACCAACGGTTTACCCTTTCGAACATCTCTTTATTCCACCCCTCCGCTGCTCCTCTTCACACTCTGCCCTCCGGGACATCGCCGCAGCCCGTACCT
It encodes:
- the LOC135416508 gene encoding heme-binding protein 1-like is translated as METGGCRMGGAGPAAITLEELDGLEESPDSAYHSHGSSLEEEAAERTDDEEQERLLSYWQSVGRGHQVDVPRDMAEPIQQLTRNNNPQERQTIPFTLIQRKEKLGDLLYEKRQYGKAKWACIKMKEKQYEQSICLGFMKLMRYICEQNSSGLYLGITIPIVTIVHTNESQSAMTPAVTVAYYLPEVLQDEPPHPFDSDISIEEWPSTIVYSRSFRGITNEDSIMREISVLAAILESPELCLQDTFIIAGYTNPAAANRHNEIWFLQRP